AATGATGTGCATGTATTCAAAACATTTAgctaaaataggaaaaaatatattcttaagggtgggatttttttttggaaagaaattttttttttgatgaaaaaagattttattgagCAGAGAAGCAAATTACAAACAAAGACTAGCTTCCTCCCTAACAATAGAAACAAAACAGGGAGGGCAGCTATCCCAatcaaaagaaccaaaaaaaaaaaaaaaaattacaagctaGAGACCCCTTAGCTAGGGAGTGAGCTGTTATATTGGCTAGCCTAGGAACCCAAGAGATAAAACCATTAAAATCTAATGATTTTATTTCGACGAGATTGTTATTGGGCAATCTTTAATAAATAatgtaactaaaattttatctatGATCAATAGACAAATTTAATATCTGTATTAGTGTCactaaaaaactatatatatatatatatatatatatatatatagagagagagagagagagagagagagagagagagacacataATTTAGGGACTATTTGGTATTGTTTTTGGAAGGGTAACAATTGCTATCAtgagtttttagtgtttaaactttGAAAActgtgaattaaaaaaaaaaaaggtgtttggtagaaaatttcatttaggagtgtttgaattacgttttttatttttagagtgtTTGAATACCGTATTTGGAGAACTCCTCCATATCAGTTTTcaatttatgaataaaatgatatttttgtaaatatgttaAAAACTGTAGACCCACTTGATGAGGaaattttctctcttcaaataaaataataatacttttactatcatttttttaaaataaaaataaaacacatatatataccaaacacataattatgttttttacatttttaaatatgttttttgaaatatggTACCAAACGCATTTTTTACATTATGGGTTTGTTTAGGATACgctttattttgttgaaattgaaattattttgctgaaagtactgtagaaatagtacagtgagatccataaatagtaccaaagaGTGTAATAGAGCcaataaatagtagcaaaaataaactgaatagtaaaataagctggcttgTTAATTTTTGCCAGATACACATGATAAATACTTTAAACTCGtgtattcacaacattttttaatcacaatttttacaacattttttaaaccacaattttcacataatttatttgatttgtcTTGGTTGATTATGTTTTCATGTTTTTTGGTTTACCCTTAGtcgttttttatatttaaaaattattttatgaaattctaGCTTTGAAATATTGTgaaatgcaaaattttaattaatccaaaagaaaacaaataatactgtACTATATAAAAAACAGAATCTAACATGaaagacgaaaaaaaaaaaaaagtaaatggagaaaaagaaggaacccaaatatttatcaaatgtactttagttaaaaaaaggaaaaagaaagaaaaacagttAACAGTAATAGTAAATAGTAAtagtaagaaaagaaaacatatgatttgaattgaattgaattgtgattccaaaaccctaaacccacgCACCCACCAATGCAGCTCCTTCAACTTCAATCCCTCACTCTCCCTCTACTTCCAAAACCCCTAAATTTAATCCCAAAACTACCcctcaaaacccaaagaaaCCCCTTACCGGTCCTCTCATGCTCTCCCACCGACCAAGAACTGCAAGTCCTGGAAGCCGCCGTGTTGGACTCCGACGAGAAGAGCCTCCCCTGCGTGCGAACCTACGAGAACGACTCTTCTCGCCTCGCTCTCGTCGGAGCCGTCTCCTTCCACCAGGCCTTGACTGCCGCCGCTGCCGACGGCGGTCGTGCCGCCGCCGACCACCTCGACTCCGGCATCCCCGCTATGGTCGTCGAGACCGTCTTCCCGGCCCGCTCCGATGACCACAGCACCGTCTCCACTCGACTGGTACCTTCATTTCCCTCACCTTCTCTATCTTTCAATAACGTTTTATAGAATCAATAGTTGTTAATGTGAATTGATTGAGTTTGGATTATGATAGACTTGCATAATTGCATTTGCCTCTAATTTCGAAAAGAGGGATCATGTGGGTTTTCATTGAATTAGTGTTTGAGATTAAATTGCCAAGTGTGTAAAAGTAACTGCTAGGTACAGTTGCTGTACATAAGCTGGTGGTGAAAATAAACTGAcatttcaatttaaaacaaatagaTAGACCCGGATTAGCGAGGGTACGATTGAAACAGTAGATGACTAAGTGTGGTGCAGTCTCTCTCATTATGATCTTTTGGGTTGTATTAGAACCTTCCAAGTAAGTACTACATGAATTGGAATTTTTATTGCTTGGTTTGTGTATGTCTTGTGTACGTGTAGCCGACCTTGATTAGTTTGTTTAGGATTCATAGctgatcccaaaattttggggacatggtggtggtggtggttgttgtatTGTGGTTGTTTGGTTATTTCTCTGGTTCTGAGTTCTTCCTACTTCTTCAGGGTTCTTAATGACCATTAAAAGTATCTGATCAGTTTCCCATTCTGCGTAAcgatcctttttttttggtcttgatTATGTAGGCATGAATAACCTTGCGAAGTAACAAATTGTTATTTGAGTTCCATTGTTGAATATATGTCTAAAGTTATTTTCTTTAACAGTTCTTGCCTGCTAGTAAAGTTAGCGAAAGAGCAAAAAAGCTCAGGAGGTCTATCTCAGAAGATATGCTGTTGAGCACCACCTCTAGAAATATACTTGCCATGACATTTAGACAAGTAGTTTTGGAACAGCTTTGGAGCTTTGAACTGGTTGTTTTTAGACCTGGGTCAGAAAGAAATATGGAGGATCTAGAAAAACCGAGAGAGGTTTGTCATCCTTTCTCATGTATTAAGCTCTTGCATTTTGGTGTCTGCATTGCTTTTCCATAAATTGTAATATCATATAAATATGTCTGCCCTGCAGGTGCCACATTGATACTGATAGGTTCAGTTCTCTTATGCCTTTCGTATCAGCAGGTCCCTGCATCTTTTTCTCTTAGCTCATCAGATGAAAGGGCTATTGCTGTGCTTGCGGAAGCTATTTGCATTTCTGCTCTTCAAAGCACTGAAAGACATTTCCTTGATGATATATTGAGCAAACCTTCAAGTAACATCTTCCATTGGTTTCGAAAGCCCACAAGGATTGCATCAAAAGACTCCTCAGTCATCATATACAAGTTATTTGAGGATGAGATAATTGAAAATGCCAAAACTCTGTTAGAAGATTTTAATTCAACAAAGGAAGGCTATAAGCCCATGAAAACAGAATCAAAGCACCATTGGTGGATGCTGTCAGGACAGACTGAATTGGAAAAGATTGGTGGTCCACAGTTCAGTGCTTGGACAAGGGAGTATGTTCCTGCTTATAGGCTACAAATTGACACAGATATActcaagaatataaaatttgaggGCTGGA
The sequence above is drawn from the Castanea sativa cultivar Marrone di Chiusa Pesio chromosome 5, ASM4071231v1 genome and encodes:
- the LOC142633648 gene encoding uncharacterized protein LOC142633648 isoform X2, with amino-acid sequence MQLLQLQSLTLPLLPKPLNLIPKLPLKTQRNPLPVLSCSPTDQELQVLEAAVLDSDEKSLPCVRTYENDSSRLALVGAVSFHQALTAAAADGGRAAADHLDSGIPAMVVETVFPARSDDHSTVSTRLFLPASKVSERAKKLRRSISEDMLLSTTSRNILAMTFRQVVLEQLWSFELVVFRPGSERNMEDLEKPREVPASFSLSSSDERAIAVLAEAICISALQSTERHFLDDILSKPSSNIFHWFRKPTRIASKDSSVIIYKLFEDEIIENAKTLLEDFNSTKEGYKPMKTESKHHWWMLSGQTELEKIGGPQFSAWTREYVPAYRLQIDTDILKNIKFEGWKKSTNNRWEVLLTHSQMVGLAGILDLYYEDLYSLPNKQLSCGVVTNFANLSNKKRSSSWLKMMSVSLASGLFLVVISALGQLGLPHLSKGGRYPVEHRPLPSSEVDCALIQSPDARELEDFCVSIVKKIKDAFGWAGDIRTETRIGAWTGELPSYLRMVGEADSNIEGISTAPSEKIDTDMRISAHDIASYQVVLSTDGKLVGFQPTSRVAVNRWAANPLAKELYGGRNLSPGFIEPGLKVRQPSKLVVMELLMSENPDTCFALARPSR
- the LOC142633648 gene encoding uncharacterized protein LOC142633648 isoform X3, whose product is MQLLQLQSLTLPLLPKPLNLIPKLPLKTQRNPLPVLSCSPTDQELQVLEAAVLDSDEKSLPCVRTYENDSSRLALVGAVSFHQALTAAAADGGRAAADHLDSGIPAMVVETVFPARSDDHSTVSTRLQVPASFSLSSSDERAIAVLAEAICISALQSTERHFLDDILSKPSSNIFHWFRKPTRIASKDSSVIIYKLFEDEIIENAKTLLEDFNSTKEGYKPMKTESKHHWWMLSGQTELEKIGGPQFSAWTREYVPAYRLQIDTDILKNIKFEGWKKSTNNRWEVLLTHSQMVGLAGILDLYYEDLYSLPNKQLSCGVVTNFANLSNKKRSSSWLKMMSVSLASGLFLVVISALGQLGLPHLSKGGRYPVEHRPLPSSEVDCALIQSPDARELEDFCVSIVKKIKDAFGWAGDIRTETRIGAWTGELPSYLRMVGEADSNIEGISTAPSEKIDTDMRISAHDIASYQVVLSTDGKLVGFQPTSRVAVNRWAANPLAKELYGGRNLSPGFIEPGLKVRQPSKLVVMELLMSENPDTCFALARPSR
- the LOC142633648 gene encoding uncharacterized protein LOC142633648 isoform X1, encoding MQLLQLQSLTLPLLPKPLNLIPKLPLKTQRNPLPVLSCSPTDQELQVLEAAVLDSDEKSLPCVRTYENDSSRLALVGAVSFHQALTAAAADGGRAAADHLDSGIPAMVVETVFPARSDDHSTVSTRLFLPASKVSERAKKLRRSISEDMLLSTTSRNILAMTFRQVVLEQLWSFELVVFRPGSERNMEDLEKPREQVPASFSLSSSDERAIAVLAEAICISALQSTERHFLDDILSKPSSNIFHWFRKPTRIASKDSSVIIYKLFEDEIIENAKTLLEDFNSTKEGYKPMKTESKHHWWMLSGQTELEKIGGPQFSAWTREYVPAYRLQIDTDILKNIKFEGWKKSTNNRWEVLLTHSQMVGLAGILDLYYEDLYSLPNKQLSCGVVTNFANLSNKKRSSSWLKMMSVSLASGLFLVVISALGQLGLPHLSKGGRYPVEHRPLPSSEVDCALIQSPDARELEDFCVSIVKKIKDAFGWAGDIRTETRIGAWTGELPSYLRMVGEADSNIEGISTAPSEKIDTDMRISAHDIASYQVVLSTDGKLVGFQPTSRVAVNRWAANPLAKELYGGRNLSPGFIEPGLKVRQPSKLVVMELLMSENPDTCFALARPSR